From a region of the Lactuca sativa cultivar Salinas chromosome 4, Lsat_Salinas_v11, whole genome shotgun sequence genome:
- the LOC111895324 gene encoding probable protein S-acyltransferase 7, producing the protein MYGVHPPKKSDEVVAGGKTEVIRTYQTWKGSNIFFLGGRFIFGPDFKSVFLSMFLIIAPVAVFCAFVGRKLLDHFPHHLGILIMAILIAFTIYSVSLLVITSGRDPGIIPRNTHPPEPETMDQSLEIGSSQTPQLRLPRFKEVIVNGMTVKVKYCDTCMLYRPPRCSHCSICDNCVQRFDHHCPWVGQCIGLRNYRFFFMFVSSATLLCVYVFSFCWVYAIKIMKSEDVSIWKALIKTPASIVLIIYTFICVWFVGGLTVFHLYLISTNQSTYENFRYRYDRTENPYNRGVFENFKEVFWTRIPPSKNDFRAVVEREAEMLGRTPRGSFVNSNVEKTPSDVEMGNNRKPMERFDRRRSGSWDLASDVGSFGSGYGESNRIMGGSSGSLGGGALTSQNRQ; encoded by the exons ATGTATGGAGTACATCCGCCAAAGAAATCCGATGAGGTCGTCGCCGGTGGAAAGACGGAGGTTATCCGAACGTATCAGACTTGGAAAGGCAGCAAC ATATTTTTCCTTGGAGGAAGATTCATATTCGGACCAGATTTCAAATCAGTGTTTCTATCAATGTTCCTAATCATAGCTCCAGTTGCAGTCTTCTGTGCATTCGTCGGCCGAAAGTTGCTTGATCATTTCCCCCATCACCTCGGAATATTAATCATGGCGATACTAATTGCATTCACAATCTAC TCTGTATCCCTCCTTGTAATAACCTCCGGAAGAGACCCTGGTATAATCCCCCGCAACACACACCCACCAGAACCCGAAACAATGGATCAATCCTTAGAAATCGGATCTAGCCAAACTCCACAGTTACGTTTACCTCGATTCAAAGAAGTAATAGTCAACGGGATGACTGTAAAAGTCAAATACTGCGACACTTGCATGCTTTATCGACCTCCACGCTGTTCTCACTGTTCTATATGTGACAACTGTGTTCAACGATTTGATCATCATTGCCCTTGGGTTGGCCAATGTATTGGATTG AGAAACTACAGATTCTTTTTCATGTTTGTCTCCTCAGCTACTCTTCTTTGTGTTTATGTTTTCTCCTTTTGTTGGGTATatgcaatcaagattatgaagagTGAAGATGTGTCTATATGGAAGGCATTAATCAAGACTCCTGCTTCCATTGTTCTCATAATCTACACCTTCATATGCGTTTGGTTTGTTGGTGGACTTACTGTCTTCCATCTTTATCTCATCAGCACAAACCAG TCTACGTATGAGAACTTCCGTTATAGATACGATCGAACTGAAAACCCGTATAACCGAGGGGTTTTTGAGAATTTTAAGGAGGTGTTTTGGACTAGAATACCCCCGTCCAAGAATGATTTTAGGGCGGTGGTGGAGAGGGAGGCTGAGATGTTGGGTAGGACTCCCAGGGGTAGTTTCGTAAATTCAAATGTAGAGAAGACTCCGAGTGATGTAGAAATGGGGAATAATAGGAAGCCTATGGAGAGATTTGACAGGAGGAGAAGTGGAAGCTGGGATTTAGCGAGTGATGTCGGGTCATTTGGGTCGGGTTATGGGGAGTCAAACCGGATAATGGGTGGAAGTAGTGGGAGTTTGGGTGGTGGTGCGTTGACTAGTCAAAATAGGCAGTGA
- the LOC111895326 gene encoding mitochondrial import inner membrane translocase subunit TIM8, producing the protein MDASALSNPQLQHMINQEKERAMANEMIAKLTSACWDKCITGTPGSKFSSSESSCLSNCAQRYMDMSIMIVKRFQSMH; encoded by the exons ATGGACGCTTCAGCATTATCAAACCCTCAGTTACAACACATGATCAAT CAAGAAAAAGAAAGGGCAATGGCGAATGAGATGATTGCAAAGCTAACAAGTGCGTGTTGGGATAAGTGCATCACGGGTACTCCTGGAAGCAAGTTCAGTTCAAGTGAATCGAGTTGCCTTTCAAACTGTGCTCAACGTTACATGGATATGAGCATCATGATTGTCAAACGTTTTCAGTCAATGCACTAA